In Natronococcus sp. AD-5, the genomic window GAGCAACAGCTCGCCGACGACTACATCGAGCGGCGCAAGGACTACGAGCTGCAGGTCAACAAGGGCGGCGTCGAGGGCCGCGTCAACGGCCTCGCCGTCATGGGCGAGGACTCGGGCATCATGCTCCCCGTGATGGCCGAGATCGCGCCCGCCCAGGGCCAGGGTCAGGTCATCGCGACCGGCCAGCTCAAGGAGATGGCCGAGGAGTCCGTCCAGAACGTCTCGGCGATCATAAAGAAGTTCTCCGACGTGAACCTCTCGGAGAAGGACGTCCACATCCAGTTCGTCCAGGCCGGCCAGCAGGGCGTCGACGGCGACTCCGCCTCCATCACGGTGGCGACGGCCGTCATCTCCGCCTTAGAGGACATCCCGATCGACCAGTCGGTCGCCATGACCGGCTCGCTCTCGGTTCGGGGCGACGTCCTCCCCGTCGGCGGAGTGACCCACAAAATCGAGGCCGCCGCCAAGGCGGGCTGCGACAAGGTTATCATCCCCAAGGCCAACGAACAGGACGTCATGATCGAAGACGAGTACGACGAGATGATCGAGATCATCCCGTGCTCGAACATCAGCGAAGTCCTCGACGTCGCCCTGATGGGCGAACCGAAGAAGGACTCGCTGGTCGACCGGCTCAAGTCGATCACCGGATCGGCGTTCGACCAGCAGGCCGTCGGCGGCGCCGGCGGCTCGAACCCGAGTCCGCAGTAAATGGCTGATTGGACGGCGTTCGCCGCCATTACGGGCGTCGTCCTCGCGTTGCTGCTCGTTCTCTCTACGCTCACCCAGTCCGCGTTCGGAGGCGTGGATCTCGACGCCGATTCCGGTACCGACGCCGCGTCCGGAAGCGACGGCGATTCCGCGGTCGATTCGACGCCGGAGAGCGACGGCGTCGACCTCGAGTCGCCGGCCCCCGGCGAATCCGATCCGGCGAACGGGTTGGCCGACGCGATCGGCGGCCGCGAGCCGGATACCGACGACCGGAGCGCCGAATCACCGGTTCGCGAGCAACCGCACGCCGGCGACCGGAGCGTCGATCCGGAGTCGCTGACGACGGGGATGGTGCTCGCGAACGTCGCGGCGTCGCAGGGGCTGTTCGCGTTCGTGTTGCTCGGCGCCGTGCTCTACACCGGGATCCCGGTCGACGCCCTGGGGATCGAGTTCTCGCGGTCGTACCTCGAGACGGGCCTGCTTCTCGGCACCGCGTTCGGTCTCGTGCTCTACGTCGCGAACGAACTCGGCGCCGCGACTGCGACGCGGTTCGGCTTCGACCACGACGAAAAGCTTCGAGAGCTGCTCGCGCCGGAGTCGACCCGGGGCTGGCTCGTCCTGTTAGGGGTCGTGCTCCCGATCATCGCGGTCTTCGAGGAACTGCTCTTTCGGGCGGCGCTGATCGGCGCGTTTTCCGCCGGGTTCGAGATCTCACCGTGGCTGTTGGCCGTCGTCTCGTCGGTCGCGTTCGCGGCCGGCCACGGGGTGCAAGGAAGCGTCGGAATCGTGGTCACCGGCCTCCTCGGGTTCGTCCTCGCGACCCTCTTCATCGTCACCGAGAGCTTGCTGGTGGTCGTGATCGCCCACTACTTCGTCAACGCCTTCGAGTTCGTCGTCCACGAGGGACTCGAGTTCGAGTGGGCGGAAACCCTCGAAAGCTAAGAGGACCGGCCCGATGGGATCCGATATGAACGGGACGATCGATCTGCCCGAGTCGACGCGCAAGCTGATCGTATACGGCGTGCTCTTCTATTTTTCACTGTTCCTCTACGCCACGGTGACCGGAGACGAACTCGCGGTGTACGCGCGGGAGTTCGTCTTCGGCGTGATCGCGGTCGGAATCGGCGTGATCCTCTTTCGGGAAGCCGAGATGGAACTGTCGGTCGTCGTGGTCGCCGCGGTCTGTCTCATCGCGGGCGGACTGCTGCAGTTCGCCTACCTGTTCAGCCGACTACAGGAGCTCAACCTGGCGACCACGCTGCTCGTCTTCACCGGGATCGCCCTCTACATCTACGCGGTCTGGCGCGGTCAGCAACGGTAGATCGAAGCGCAGCGTCCCGGAGCGGAAACGTCGATCCGCCGGGGATGATGAAATCGCAACAAAAGCTATACCGGCGATCGTTCTACGCCGAATATGGTCTCCACCGATACGACCGAAGAGCCCGCGTATCTCGGAAATCTCCTGTTTCTCATGGCCGCGTTTTTCGTCACCGTGCTCGCGACGGCAACGGTCGTCTCGGTGCTGGGCGTCGAGGGGGTCGTAGCGTACGCGGTTGCGGCGATCGCGTTCGTCGCTGCGTTTTTCGGACTACTGGCGTTCTACAACTACTACTACCTCGCCAATTAGGCCGGTTCGAACGCGACCGTCCGCCTCGAGCGAGAGAACCGTGAGGATCGTCTCCGAGC contains:
- a CDS encoding CPBP family intramembrane glutamic endopeptidase, with the protein product MADWTAFAAITGVVLALLLVLSTLTQSAFGGVDLDADSGTDAASGSDGDSAVDSTPESDGVDLESPAPGESDPANGLADAIGGREPDTDDRSAESPVREQPHAGDRSVDPESLTTGMVLANVAASQGLFAFVLLGAVLYTGIPVDALGIEFSRSYLETGLLLGTAFGLVLYVANELGAATATRFGFDHDEKLRELLAPESTRGWLVLLGVVLPIIAVFEELLFRAALIGAFSAGFEISPWLLAVVSSVAFAAGHGVQGSVGIVVTGLLGFVLATLFIVTESLLVVVIAHYFVNAFEFVVHEGLEFEWAETLES